The nucleotide window CCTCGCGTTGGGGGATCGCCTGGGGGGACACATGGTGAGCGGCCATATGGACGGAGTCGGCCGGCTGCGGGAGAAGCGCCCCGACGGCGATTCGGTTTGGGTGACGGTGGATGCCCCGCCGGAGGTGATGCGCTATATCGTAGAGAAGGGTTCGGTGGCGGTGGACGGCATCAGCCTGACGGTGGCCGCCTGCGATGCGGCTTCCTTCTCGATGGCGATCATTCCCCACACCGGGGAGCGGACGATGCTTCTCGAAAAGGCGCCCGGGGCGGCGGTGAACCTCGAGGCGGATTTGATCGGAAAATATGTGGAAAAACTTCTCGGCCCCCATGTGGACGCAAAAAAGGCCCGGGGGAATCTGACGCTGGAGAAACTTCGGGAGCACGGCTATGCCTAACGTTCATCCCCTCCACGGCCGATCGGAAGCGGAATCCCCGTTTTCTTCCATCGAAAACGCCATCGAGAATATCCGGCAGGGCCGGATCGTCATCCTGGTGGACGATGAAGACCGGGAGAACGAGGGCGATTTCGTCATGGCCGCCGAGAAGGTGACGCCCGAGACCATCAACTTCATGGTGAAGGAGGGGCGCGGGCTCGTGTGCCTTTCCCTCACGCCGGAGCGCGTCGAAAAGCTCGGCCTCCCGATGATGGTCGAGAGCCGGCAGAACGCCTCGCCCTACGGGACGCCCTTCACGGTTTCGATCGAGGCGCGCGAGGGCGTCACCACGGGCATCAGCGCCTACGACCGGGCCCACACGATACAGACCGCGATTCGGGAAGGCGCCCAGCCGGGCGATCTGGTCATGCCGGGACATATCTTCCCCCTGCGTGCGCGGCCGGGCGGCGTTCTCCGCCGCGCGGGTCATACCGAGGGCGCGGTCGATATGGCCCGCCTGGCGGGAGCCGGCGGGCGTCATCTGCGAGATTCTCAAGGACGATGGGACGATGGCGCGGCTGCCCGATTTGGTGGTGTTTGCGCGAAAGCACAACCTCGCGATCATCACCATCAAGGATCTGATCGCCTACCGCATGCGCCATGACCGCTTCATCGAGCGGGTGGAGGAGGCCGATTTGCCGACGGACTACGGCGTTTTCCGGGCCATGGCCTACCGCAACCGGAACACCGGGCGGCTTCATCTCGCCCTCGTGATGGGCGAGATCGATGGCGATGTGTTGACGCTCGTTCGGGTCCAGCCCGCCAGGAGCATCAGCGACATCGTGAATCTGCTGCGGGTGGACGCCACGGACAGGATTCACTATGCGCTCGCCCGTATCCAGAAAGAGGGCCGCGGCGTGCTGGTCTACCTGCAGGCGGATATGATGGAGGAGAAAAGCTTCAACCTTGCGCCCGAGGCGGAGCGCCAGCGCGGATCCTCCGGCCCTGGACGGACTTCCTCCGCGGGGCTGCGCGAGTACGGCATCGGGGCGCAGATCCTGGCCGACCTCGGGCTGCGCCGCATCCGCATCATGACGAACGAAGAGCGCCGCATCGTCGCGCTGGAAGGATATGGGCTCGAACTCGAAGAGCGCGTGCCCGTCGATCTGGAACCGGAACTGCCTGCGCTCCGTTTGCTCGGGACGAGCCGGGACACTTCGTACCTGCAAAGGCATTGAACGCGGGAGAGCGGAAGATGACAGAAGCGCTGGAGGGAACGCTGGACGGGAAGGGGCTCCGGATCGGAGTCGTTTCCGCCCGCTTCAACGATTTCATCGTGGATCACCTCGAGCGGGGGGCGATGGAGGGGCTCAGACAGTGCGACGTGCGCCCGGCGGATGTGCATCTGGTCCGCGTGCCGGGCTCCTTTGAGCTGCCGCTGGCGGCGATGCGGCTGGCCGAGTCGGGAAGCTATGACGCCATCATCTGTCTTGGCTGCGTGATCCGGGGGGCGACGAGTCACTACGATCTGGTATGCGCCGAGGCGGCCAAGGGAGTGGCGGGAGTCTCGCAGAAAACCGGTGTGCCCGCCATTTTCTCGGTCGTGACGACCGATACCATCGAGCAGGCGATAGAGCGCTCGGGCGCGAAGATGGGCAACAAGGGCTACGACGGCGCACTGACCGCCGTCGAGATGGCGAATCTTCTGAAGCAAATCGGCAAGGGCGTCTCCCGCTCCGCCCGGAAGAAAAGCTGAGTTATGGCGAGTCGGCACAAGGCCCGCGAGGTGGCGATGCAGCTCCTCTATTATCTCGACAGCGTCGAGGGGGAGCCCGTCGCCGAGGTTGCGCGCTTTTGGGGGCTTCACCCCGAGGCCGTCGGTGTTGCTCCCTATGTGGAGAAGCTGGTCCACAAGGTGCTCGGCGCCGCGCCCGAGATTGAGCGCGCCATTTCGGATGCGAGCGAAAAGTGGTCGTTTCATCGGATGGACGCGGTCTCCCGGTGCATTTTGCGCATCGGTGCCTGCGAATTGATGTATTATGCCGATGTCCCGCCCAAGGTGGTGATCGATGAGGCGGTGGAGTTGGCAAAAGAATACGGTCCGGCCACATCGGACAAATTCGTAAACGCCATTCTAGACCGGCTCCTTCGCGAGAGGGCACCCGCCTGAAGTGATTCGCCTCCGGATCGAAATGGCCCTGATTGAGAATGTCCCCTCATTTGCCGCCATCGCGTATTTTGGGGAAGAGGAAATTCCCTTGCGACAGGTGGCCGGCCGGCTCGATCGTCTTTTGAACGGAGAGGCGAGCCGCTTCATCCGCCAGGGGAAGTTCAGCGGGAAGTGGCGCTCGCAGGCCATGATCGCCTCGCGGGGCCGCATCGCGCCGCGCTATGTCCTCTTCGCCGGACTCGGAAAGCTGCGGACCATCACGACCAAAACGCACATCACCCGGCTGCGGGATGTTGTTTTGTCCTCCTTGAAGACATCCACCCGGAACTTTTCGATGACCTTCTCGGAGCCGGACGGCCTGACCGCGCAGTACGAGGACACTTCGGCAGAAGTCCTCGGAGTTCTCCTGCCCGCGTTGGCGGAGCAGCCCCATGACGTTGACCTCGTGATTTGCGAATCCAACCCCAAGCGTTATGATCATCTTGTGGAAACGGCGGAGGAAGTGATTTTTCGATCGAAGCTCAAGAGCGGTGTTTCTCTGGAGGTGGTGCTTTGAGACCGGCGTGCAGGCGCCAGCGGGCGGGAAAAAGGTGTGAACGGGCCGGGGGTCTCCTGCAGGTCGCCCTGGCGGCCTTCCTTTTGGCCGCCGCCGGCTGTGGATATGCGCTCGAGGGGACACGGAAGGAAGGCCCCCTGAAGAACGTCAACACCATCGCGATCGCGAATTTCGTGAACGAAACGCAGGAGCCCGGCCTGGAGCGCACCCTGACGGACGCGACGCGGGCGAAGTTCATCGTGGATGGACGCATCCGGGTCGTGGACGGCGGGGCCGCGGCGGTGATCCTGGAAGCGAAGATTCGCCAGTACGAACTGATCCCCATCGGGTTCACGAGGACGGACGAGGTGCGCCGCTACCGGGTAGCTATCAAGACGCTGGTGACGATTCGGGATACGGCCCGCGGCGAGATTTTGTTCAGCCAAAACGTCGAGTCCGACTCGGAGTTCGACCTGGGGGCGACGGTTTCGGGAACCGACGCGATCCGGACCGAGACCAATTCCCGGGTCGCGGTCTTGTTCGCGGACGAGTTGATCAGCCTGGTGCTTGAGGGCTTCTAGGGATGGTCCGGACGCCGAGAAAACCCCCCGCAAATTCCTTCTCCTACGCCCTGGCCGCGCTGCAGAAGGGCGCCCTGCATCCGCTCTATTTTTTACACGGACCGGAGACGATCCTGCGGGACGAGTTTCTCCGGGCCATCCGGCGGACAATCTTCGGGGAGGAGGTAAACGATTTCAGCTACGATCGGATCGACTGGTCGGGGGGGAAGGGGGCCGACGTGGCGGCGGCGGCCCGGACGCTGCCCTTCATGTCGGGCAAGCGGCTGGTCGAGGTCCGCGGCCTGGAGACGGTGGGCGAGGCGGACGACAATGCGCTGCTCCCGCTTATCGAGGATCCGTCCTCCGATGCGGTTGTGGTCTTCATGGCCGAGAAGCCCGATCTGCGGACCCGCTTTTTCCGCCGCCTGAAGGATGCGGCCCAGAGCGTCCCCCTGGAGACGCCAGGAGATCGCGAGCTTCCCGCCTGGCTCAAGATTCAGGCGGAGAGTCTGGGTTTCCGGCTCACGGGCGAGGCGGCGCTCATGCTCGTGCAGGTGGTGGAACCCTCCCTGGGGCGCTTTCATTCGGGATTCGTCGGCGCGGGGGGCACGGCGGGCGAGGAGGAGGTCCGTGAGGTCGTGGGCCGCTCCCGCGTGGAGGCCATCTACAAGCTGGGGAGCGTCCTGGCGGCGGGGGACACCGCGGGGGCAGTGCGGCTTGTGCGGCACCTGATGGAAAACGAAGTCTCTCCGATCCAGCTTCTGGGCCTTTTGCGGAACCAGATCAGGCAATGGACGATTGCGAAGGCGGCCGCACAGCGGAGGATGAATGCGGGAGAGTTGGCCTCGCTTCTTCACATCCCGCTTTTTGCGGCCGAGCGCCTGCAGCGGGAGGTGAGCAGTGTGAGCGCACGGTTTTTCCGCTCCCTTCCCGAGAAACTGCTTGCGGCGGATCGGCGAATGAAGCGCACGTCGGGAGAGCGCGCGGCCGAGCGTGCACTGGAGATGTTCTTCCTGGAGGTGGCGCAGACGGAAGGCGCGTTTGAAACCGGGAGGGGGACACCCCCCTCGTGGGGTCTGCGCGTCTAGCGGGAAGCCGTGCGGCTCAGTTCGAGGCGGCGGCCTTGTGAACGCGGCGCGCAAGGCGGCCGGCGCGGCGCGAGGCCGTGTTGCGGTGA belongs to bacterium and includes:
- the nusB gene encoding transcription antitermination factor NusB, whose translation is MASRHKAREVAMQLLYYLDSVEGEPVAEVARFWGLHPEAVGVAPYVEKLVHKVLGAAPEIERAISDASEKWSFHRMDAVSRCILRIGACELMYYADVPPKVVIDEAVELAKEYGPATSDKFVNAILDRLLRERAPA
- the lptE gene encoding LPS assembly lipoprotein LptE, with protein sequence MRPACRRQRAGKRCERAGGLLQVALAAFLLAAAGCGYALEGTRKEGPLKNVNTIAIANFVNETQEPGLERTLTDATRAKFIVDGRIRVVDGGAAAVILEAKIRQYELIPIGFTRTDEVRRYRVAIKTLVTIRDTARGEILFSQNVESDSEFDLGATVSGTDAIRTETNSRVAVLFADELISLVLEGF
- the holA gene encoding DNA polymerase III subunit delta; this encodes MVRTPRKPPANSFSYALAALQKGALHPLYFLHGPETILRDEFLRAIRRTIFGEEVNDFSYDRIDWSGGKGADVAAAARTLPFMSGKRLVEVRGLETVGEADDNALLPLIEDPSSDAVVVFMAEKPDLRTRFFRRLKDAAQSVPLETPGDRELPAWLKIQAESLGFRLTGEAALMLVQVVEPSLGRFHSGFVGAGGTAGEEEVREVVGRSRVEAIYKLGSVLAAGDTAGAVRLVRHLMENEVSPIQLLGLLRNQIRQWTIAKAAAQRRMNAGELASLLHIPLFAAERLQREVSSVSARFFRSLPEKLLAADRRMKRTSGERAAERALEMFFLEVAQTEGAFETGRGTPPSWGLRV
- the ribH gene encoding 6,7-dimethyl-8-ribityllumazine synthase, encoding MTEALEGTLDGKGLRIGVVSARFNDFIVDHLERGAMEGLRQCDVRPADVHLVRVPGSFELPLAAMRLAESGSYDAIICLGCVIRGATSHYDLVCAEAAKGVAGVSQKTGVPAIFSVVTTDTIEQAIERSGAKMGNKGYDGALTAVEMANLLKQIGKGVSRSARKKS
- a CDS encoding riboflavin synthase, which translates into the protein LALGDRLGGHMVSGHMDGVGRLREKRPDGDSVWVTVDAPPEVMRYIVEKGSVAVDGISLTVAACDAASFSMAIIPHTGERTMLLEKAPGAAVNLEADLIGKYVEKLLGPHVDAKKARGNLTLEKLREHGYA